In a single window of the Notamacropus eugenii isolate mMacEug1 chromosome 4, mMacEug1.pri_v2, whole genome shotgun sequence genome:
- the LOC140500518 gene encoding endogenous retrovirus group 3 member 1 Env polyprotein-like — protein sequence MNSTKNNTEYKEWVWKWENGTHRMMFDTFWSVINRTGENYQHCIWKRKQQLWRCKSEIMKGGPLGPEDVKYFLAVDYRVRLFLEENPALRGHYWICGQTAYTHLPLNWRGVCYIGLVRPKFFFLPESGKRHLEVPLYDDLAKRKRNIDTSLTQTGNANGWGGTWPPKRIIREYGPTTWAQDESWGYRTPIYLLNTLIRLQAVVEIITNQTAEDLDLLADQATQTREAVLQHRLILDYLLAEEGGVCGKLNLSTCCLKIDDNGRIVKEITKNIRNVTHVPVQTWNSFFNTSWWSCFEGSWWRRLLWFGIIAISGLILLPICLPCLISLITKIVRNSLLKLARVEERTEGAIWLMILKKEG from the coding sequence atgaatagtactaagaataacacagaatataaagaatgggtatggaagtgggagaatgggacacataggatgatgtttgatactttctggagtgtaatcaatagaactggggagaattatcaacattgtatatggaagaggaagcaacaactatggaggtgtaagtcagagatcatgaaaggaggACCATTAGGCCCGGAAGATGTGAAGTACTTTCTGGCTGTGGATTATAgggtaagactgtttctagaggaaaatcctgctttgagaggacattattggatatgtggacagacagcttATACTCACCTTCCGTTAAACTGGAGAGGTGTTTGTTatattggattggtgagacctaaattctttttcttgcctgaatcagggaaacgACATCTGGAGGttcctctatatgatgatctagccaaaaggaagaggaacattgacacctccctcactcaaactggaaatgcaaatgggtggggtgGCACTTGGCCACCTAAGAGGATAATTAGAGAGTATGGGCCTacaacttgggctcaagatgagagttggggttatagaacccctatatatctattaaatacactaatcagactccaagcagtagttgaaattattaCCAATCAAACAGCGGAAGATTTGGACTTATTGGCcgatcaagccacacaaactagggaagcagtactgcaacataggttgatcttagattatttacttgcagaagaagggggagtttgtggaaaactcaatttatctacatgttgcttaaaaattgatgataatggaagaatagtgaaagagatcaccaaaaataTCAGGAACGTTACTCATGTTCCTGTACAAACTTGGAACTCCTTTTTCAATACATCTTGGTGGTCCTgttttgaagggagctggtggaggagattactgtggtttggcatcatagcaattagtggtctcatattacttcctatttgtttaccttgtttgatttcgcttattactaaaatagttagaaattctctactaaaacttgctagagtagaagagaggaccGAAGGAGCCATTTGGTTgatgatactaaagaaggaaggatga